The bacterium genome has a segment encoding these proteins:
- the carB gene encoding carbamoyl-phosphate synthase large subunit: MVRNRRPVLRAVGGATQPEKPRKVLILGSGPIVIGQAAEFDYAGTQACKALREEGITTVLVNSNPATIMTDEEVADRVYLEPLTVDAVERVIARERPDALLPTLGGQTGLNLATELASAGVLDRHHVRLLGASIETIRKAEDREAFKKMLQDLGEPVPVSRVCESLEDVAAFASEAGLPLVIRPAYTLGGTGGGFVTTEDELRRIAQRGLDASPIHQVLVERSLWGWKELEYEVMRDAAGTCITVCNMENLDPMGVHTGDSIVVAPAQTLSDRDHQMLRSSAIRIIRALGIEGGCNVQFALDPKSSTYYVIEVNPRVSRSSALASKATGYPIARVAAKVAVGRRLDEIRNEVTGRTFAAFEPALDYCVVKIPRWPFDKFPAGDRRLGTQMASTGEVMAIERTFEAALTKAMRSLEQKPPAASDLARAELIDQPNDRRLFALLAALRDGADPASLAARSGIDRWFVDRMATIVRLEREGDVRELRRAGFSDAMISALRGERVEPSTPAYKLVDTCAAEFDAATPYYYSCWEEESESSEAGRAPHAQAKGATSNRAARTALVIGSGPIRIGQGIEFDYCSVHAAWSLRKAGVRAVLVNSNPETVSTDFDTSDRLYFDPLDLDGAAQVAEVEGVEGALVQFGGQTSINLAASLEERGVAILGSTVEAIDLAEDRRAFAKALDAIGIPQPVGGTTTTVEEAIVIAERAGYPVLVRPSYVLGGRAMEIVHDRRGLERYMVWAISALPRGTVLVDKYLQGDEVEVDAVTDGETVVIPGVMQHVERAGVHSGDSYAVYPAPGLETSELEDVVDYTVRIARHLRLRGLVNVQYVVHRGKVHVLEVNPRASRTVPFLSKVTGVPMVDMATRVMLGEKLSDMGWATGLCPARPLVAVKAPVFSMNKLPAVDSYLGPEMKSTGEAIGIDRTLTGALRKAFAASGMHVKRGGGALLTIADADKPEIFPIVSRLVQMGCRLVATEGTAKALRQAGFSPRVVAKIGDEGPTVVDVITRGEVDLVINTMSNIYTDPSEAGGPVFKDGFEIRRAAVERRIPCLTSLDTAAALVESAAAAPGEMEVRTIEEWREGGVARPGS; this comes from the coding sequence ATGGTCCGCAACCGGCGCCCGGTGCTCAGGGCGGTCGGGGGGGCCACGCAACCTGAAAAGCCCAGGAAGGTGCTGATCCTCGGCTCCGGGCCGATCGTCATCGGCCAGGCCGCCGAGTTCGATTACGCCGGCACGCAGGCCTGCAAGGCCCTGCGCGAGGAAGGCATCACCACCGTGCTCGTCAACTCCAACCCGGCCACGATCATGACCGACGAGGAGGTGGCGGACCGCGTTTACCTCGAGCCGCTGACCGTCGACGCGGTCGAGCGTGTGATCGCTCGCGAGCGGCCCGATGCGCTGCTGCCCACCCTTGGCGGCCAGACCGGCCTCAACCTTGCCACCGAGCTGGCCAGCGCCGGCGTGCTCGACCGCCACCACGTCCGGCTGCTGGGCGCGAGCATCGAAACGATCCGCAAGGCGGAGGACCGCGAGGCCTTCAAGAAGATGCTGCAGGACCTCGGCGAGCCGGTGCCCGTGTCAAGAGTGTGCGAGTCGCTCGAGGACGTGGCGGCTTTCGCGAGCGAGGCCGGGCTGCCGCTGGTCATCCGGCCGGCGTACACGCTGGGGGGCACCGGCGGCGGCTTCGTCACCACCGAAGACGAGCTGAGGCGCATCGCGCAGCGCGGGCTGGACGCGTCGCCCATCCACCAGGTGCTCGTCGAGCGCTCGCTCTGGGGCTGGAAGGAGCTCGAGTACGAGGTGATGCGGGACGCGGCCGGCACCTGCATCACGGTCTGCAACATGGAGAACCTCGACCCGATGGGCGTCCACACCGGCGACTCGATCGTCGTCGCGCCGGCGCAGACCCTGTCGGACCGCGACCACCAGATGCTGCGGTCGTCGGCGATTCGCATCATCCGCGCGCTCGGCATCGAGGGCGGGTGCAACGTCCAGTTCGCCCTGGACCCGAAGAGCTCGACCTACTACGTGATCGAGGTCAACCCGCGGGTGAGCCGCTCCTCGGCCCTGGCCTCCAAGGCGACCGGATATCCCATCGCCCGCGTGGCCGCGAAGGTGGCGGTGGGGAGGCGTCTGGACGAGATCCGGAACGAGGTCACCGGCCGGACATTCGCGGCGTTCGAGCCGGCGCTCGACTACTGCGTGGTCAAGATCCCCCGCTGGCCGTTTGACAAGTTCCCCGCCGGCGACCGGCGCCTCGGCACGCAGATGGCGTCGACCGGTGAGGTGATGGCGATCGAGCGGACGTTTGAAGCCGCGTTGACCAAGGCCATGCGCTCGCTGGAGCAGAAACCGCCCGCCGCCTCGGACCTGGCGCGCGCCGAATTGATCGACCAGCCCAACGACCGCAGGCTCTTCGCGCTGCTGGCTGCGCTCCGGGACGGCGCCGACCCGGCATCGCTGGCGGCCAGAAGCGGGATCGATCGCTGGTTTGTCGACCGCATGGCCACGATCGTTCGCCTCGAGAGGGAGGGCGACGTGCGCGAGCTGCGGCGCGCCGGGTTCTCCGACGCCATGATCAGCGCCCTACGCGGAGAGCGTGTTGAACCGTCGACTCCCGCTTACAAGCTCGTCGACACGTGCGCCGCCGAGTTCGATGCGGCAACGCCCTACTACTACTCGTGCTGGGAGGAGGAGAGCGAGAGCTCTGAGGCCGGGCGCGCGCCTCATGCTCAAGCCAAGGGCGCAACGTCGAATCGCGCCGCTCGGACGGCGCTGGTCATCGGGTCGGGCCCGATCCGCATCGGCCAGGGGATCGAGTTCGACTACTGCTCCGTCCACGCCGCCTGGTCGCTGCGCAAGGCAGGAGTCCGGGCGGTCCTGGTCAACTCCAACCCCGAGACGGTGTCCACGGACTTCGACACCTCCGACCGGCTCTACTTCGATCCGCTCGACCTGGACGGCGCCGCCCAGGTCGCGGAGGTCGAAGGCGTCGAGGGCGCGCTGGTGCAGTTCGGCGGCCAGACCTCGATCAACCTGGCCGCGTCACTGGAAGAACGCGGGGTCGCGATCCTCGGCTCCACGGTGGAGGCGATCGACCTGGCCGAGGACCGGCGGGCGTTCGCGAAGGCGCTCGATGCGATCGGCATCCCGCAGCCAGTCGGCGGCACGACCACCACGGTCGAGGAGGCGATCGTCATCGCGGAACGCGCGGGCTACCCGGTGCTGGTGAGGCCGTCGTACGTGCTGGGCGGGCGCGCCATGGAGATCGTCCACGACCGGCGCGGGCTCGAGCGCTACATGGTGTGGGCGATCAGCGCGTTGCCGCGCGGCACGGTGCTGGTCGACAAGTACCTCCAGGGCGATGAGGTGGAGGTCGACGCCGTCACCGACGGCGAGACCGTGGTCATCCCCGGCGTGATGCAGCACGTGGAAAGGGCGGGAGTACACTCGGGCGACTCGTACGCGGTTTACCCGGCGCCGGGCCTGGAGACATCCGAACTCGAGGACGTGGTCGATTACACGGTGCGAATCGCGCGCCATCTGCGTTTGCGAGGACTGGTCAACGTCCAGTACGTCGTCCACCGCGGCAAGGTGCACGTGCTCGAGGTCAACCCGCGGGCGTCGCGAACGGTGCCGTTCCTTTCCAAGGTCACCGGCGTGCCCATGGTCGACATGGCGACCCGGGTCATGCTCGGGGAAAAGCTGTCCGACATGGGCTGGGCGACGGGACTCTGTCCCGCGCGCCCTTTGGTGGCCGTCAAAGCCCCGGTCTTTTCGATGAACAAGCTGCCGGCGGTCGACTCATACCTGGGACCCGAGATGAAATCGACGGGAGAGGCGATCGGGATCGACCGCACGTTGACCGGAGCCCTGCGCAAGGCCTTTGCGGCCTCCGGGATGCATGTCAAACGTGGCGGTGGCGCGCTGCTGACGATCGCCGATGCGGACAAGCCGGAGATCTTCCCGATCGTCTCGCGGCTGGTCCAGATGGGATGCCGGCTGGTGGCGACCGAAGGCACCGCGAAGGCGCTTCGGCAGGCCGGCTTCTCGCCGAGAGTCGTCGCCAAGATCGGCGACGAGGGCCCGACCGTGGTCGACGTCATCACGCGTGGCGAGGTCGACCTGGTCATCAACACGATGTCGAACATCTACACCGACCCGAGCGAGGCCGGCGGCCCGGTTTTCAAAGACGGCTTCGAGATCCGGCGCGCCGCCGTCGAGCGGCGCATCCCGTGCCTGACCTCGCTCGACACGGCCGCGGCGCTGGTGGAATCCGCCGCCGCCGCGCCCGGTGAGATGGAGGTGCGGACGATCGAAGAGTGGAGAGAGGGTGGGGTGGCGAGGCCCGGCTCCTAG
- the pyrR gene encoding bifunctional pyr operon transcriptional regulator/uracil phosphoribosyltransferase PyrR yields the protein MSVTQGRLKATVMDAEQIRRSLSRIAHEIVERNRGAGDLVLVGIVAKGDHLALRLAAKLRELEGAPVAVGALDTSRHRDDRHLREPAHHTASSMPDVDGKVVVLVDDVIHHGRTVRAAMDALMDFGRPRAIQLAVLVDRGHRELPIRPDYVGKNVPTSDSERIEVLVAEEDGIDQAVIVAG from the coding sequence ATGAGCGTCACCCAGGGGCGGCTCAAAGCGACCGTGATGGACGCCGAGCAGATCCGGCGCTCGCTCTCCCGTATCGCGCACGAGATCGTCGAACGCAACCGGGGGGCCGGCGACCTGGTGCTGGTCGGCATCGTCGCCAAGGGCGACCACCTCGCGCTGCGCCTCGCGGCCAAGCTGAGGGAGCTGGAAGGGGCGCCGGTCGCGGTCGGCGCGCTCGACACCTCCAGGCATCGCGACGACCGCCACCTCCGGGAGCCGGCGCATCACACCGCATCGAGCATGCCGGACGTGGACGGCAAGGTCGTGGTGCTCGTGGACGACGTCATCCACCACGGCCGCACCGTGCGCGCGGCGATGGATGCCCTGATGGACTTCGGCCGCCCCCGCGCGATTCAGCTGGCGGTGCTGGTCGATCGCGGCCACCGCGAGCTTCCCATCCGGCCCGACTACGTGGGCAAGAACGTCCCGACTTCGGACTCGGAGCGGATCGAGGTCCTCGTCGCTGAGGAGGACGGTATCGACCAGGCGGTGATCGTTGCCGGCTAG
- the pyrB gene encoding aspartate carbamoyltransferase: protein MAIGSRLRHVIESQQFSRSLLEDLLTRAEEMKSEPHRFSGRLNGQVMAALFYEPSTRTRLSFEAAMMRLGGQTMGTDNAREFSSAAKGETLEDTIRIVGGYADVIVLRHYEEGAARRAAAVSTVPVINAGDGPGQHPTQALLDLYTIRDELDRIDGIRVAMVGDLANGRTVRSLTYLLSKFKDIKFWFVAPPQVAMRDDLKAHLDEHHVPWVETEDLESVLPEVDVVYQTRIQKERFTDPEVYNALKGVYRIDNGSLALMRKYAIVMHPLPRVDEIAPEVDADPRAAYFRQARNGLHIRMALLERVMA from the coding sequence ATGGCGATCGGCTCCCGGCTGCGGCACGTCATCGAAAGCCAGCAGTTCTCCCGATCATTGCTCGAAGACCTCCTGACGCGCGCCGAGGAGATGAAGAGCGAGCCGCATCGGTTCTCCGGCCGGCTCAACGGCCAGGTGATGGCGGCTCTCTTCTACGAGCCGTCGACCCGCACCCGCCTTTCTTTCGAGGCGGCGATGATGCGCCTTGGCGGCCAGACGATGGGCACGGACAATGCCCGCGAGTTCTCCTCCGCCGCCAAGGGCGAGACGCTCGAGGACACGATCCGCATCGTCGGCGGCTACGCCGATGTGATCGTGCTGCGTCACTACGAGGAGGGCGCCGCCAGGCGCGCCGCTGCCGTCAGCACGGTGCCGGTCATCAACGCCGGTGACGGGCCGGGACAGCACCCGACGCAGGCTCTGCTCGATCTCTACACGATCCGCGACGAACTGGACCGGATCGATGGCATCCGGGTCGCGATGGTCGGGGACCTGGCCAACGGCCGCACGGTCCGCTCGCTCACCTATCTGCTCAGCAAATTCAAGGACATCAAGTTCTGGTTCGTCGCGCCGCCGCAGGTCGCCATGAGGGACGACCTCAAGGCCCACCTGGATGAGCACCACGTACCCTGGGTCGAGACAGAGGACCTTGAATCCGTGCTGCCCGAGGTCGACGTCGTCTACCAGACGAGGATCCAAAAGGAACGCTTCACTGACCCCGAGGTCTACAACGCGCTCAAAGGCGTGTACCGGATCGACAACGGCTCGCTCGCGCTGATGCGCAAGTACGCGATCGTGATGCACCCACTCCCGCGCGTGGACGAGATCGCGCCGGAGGTCGATGCCGACCCACGCGCCGCGTACTTCAGGCAGGCGAGAAACGGGCTCCACATCCGGATGGCGCTGCTCGAGCGCGTCATGGCATGA